CTTGCACGCCTCGATCTTCGCGGCGGCGGTCTCGACGACCACCGGGTGCAGCGCGAGGGCGAAGGCGCGCCAGTCGACGTGGTCGAGAGCCGGGGAATGCTCGACGGTGATGTTCGGCATGGGCACTCCTGTTCTAGGGATTCCCGGTCACCCTAGCCGCAGCGCCAGCAGTGCGATGTCGTCCTCGCGGTCCCGGCCGAAGCAGTCGAGCAGGGTGTCGCAGAGGGCGTCCAGGCCGGGGAGGGCACCGCCGGCGGCGGCGCGGAGGTGCTCCATCGAGACGGCCAGATCGGTGCCCCGGGTCTCGATCAGGCCATCGGTGACCATGAGGAGTCGGTCGGTGGGTTCGAGGAACAGCTCCGTGGGCCGCGGGTGGGGCAGACCCACACCGAGCAGCGGGCCGGCGGCCTTGGAGTAGTCGGCGCCCCCGGTGTCCCGGATGATCAGCGGCGGGATGTGGCCGGCGTTGGCGATACGGGTGCGTCCGGTGGCGGGGTCGACCAGGACCAGGCAGACGGTCGTGGTGATGCCGGGGTGGTAGCGCTGGAGCATCCGGTCGAGGCGCTCGGCGAGCACGGCCGGGTCGCTCTCCTCGACGCTGTAGGCGCGCAGCGCGTGCCTGATCTCGACCATGACGGTGGCCGCCTCCAGCGAGTGCCCGACGACGTCGCCGACCGCGGTGAGCACGCCCTCGCCGGTGCGCAGGGCCGCGTAGAAGTCGCCGCCGATCTCGGTCTCCGCGGACGCGGGCACGTACCGGACCACGACGTCGACGCCCGGCAGTTCGGGCAGCCGGTGCGGCTGGGGCAGGAAGCTGTGCTGGAGGGTGAGGGCGACGTGCCGTTCGACCTGGTACATGAGCAGCGGTTCGGCGGCGAGCCCGGTGGCCTCGGCGAGCCGGGCCAGCAGGGCCTCGTCCTCGGGACTGACCCGGCGCACCCCGCGGGTGGGCGTGGCGAGGCACACCGAGGCCCGGCCTTCCTGGATGGGGATCAGCGCCAGGCGGGCGTCGTGCTGCACGCCCGGCCGGAAGAACCCGGCCGGCCACAGCGGCGCGGGCACCGTGGTGATCTGGACGCCCGACTGCCCCCGGGTGAGCCGTCGGAGCAGTCCGGCCACGGCCTGGTGGGCGCCCTCGTCGGGCATCGCGAGCGAGGTACGGTCCCGTGAGGTGCCGCGGTAGAGCTCGTCGTCCGGGCCGAGGACGAAGACGGCGGCGGGAGAGCCGGTGAGCCGGGCGGCGCCGTCGGCGGCGGCGCCGGCGAGTTCCTGCGGGGAGCGCGCCGTCTGGATGGCGACGACCGTCTCCGCCAGCCGGGTCAGCCGCCGTGCCAGCGCCTGGTCGTCGGCCCTGAGCCGGGCGGCGCGCACCGCGGCCCGGACCACCGCGTCGATCTCCTCCGGCTCGGCGGGCACCGTCAGATACGCCTCGCCGCCCACGTCGAGGCCTCGGCAGCGGTCACCCGCGTCCACGGCGGCGGCCGAGAAGTGCACGACGGGCAGGCCGGCCATGTGGGGCCGGGCCTTGAGCCGACGGCACAGTTCGAAGCCGCTCATGTCCGGCAGGTCCACATCGATGAGCGCCACGTCGGGCAGGGCGCCCTTGCGCAGCCGTACGTCGAGTTCGACGAGCGCCTCGGAGCCGCTGGCGACCGGGACGACCTGGTGACCGGCGCGGCGCAGCACGGCGCTCATGGCGTACCGACTGGCCGTCACATCGTCCACGACCAGCACGGTCGTGTCTGTCCGCTTGCCGTTGACGTCCATCTACCAGCCTTTGGACACACCGGTGGGGCAGACCGGGTTCGAGGTCTGCCCCACCAAGGTAATGCCCTTTCAGGAGATCCGGGAGAATACCGCCACAGTGCGCCCCGGAACGGCGAACGTGCCCGTTTTCGCCTCGTAAGAGGAGGATTTGACGATAGGGTCGGCGCCCGCCGCCTGCACCGGGTGCAGCGCGTACGCCGTCCCGGCCAGGGCGCCGACCGTCTGCTCCTGTGCCTTGGGTGTCGCGTTGAAGACGACGACGAGGTCGCCGAGCTCCATCGTGATCACGCCGGGCGTCTCGTCCTTGCCGGACAGCGGGAAGGAGAGCTTCGACTGCACCTGCCCGGCGGTGGACAGCGAGAAGACGCTCTCGGTCGTACGGATCCGCTCCAGGTCCTGGTACGCGGCCGAGCTGCCCTCGATCTGCGGGCATCCCACCTTGACGGTGCTCAACAGGGGCGTGGCGTAGGGCCACTTGGACGCGTTGTCGGTCGCCATCGGCAGTCCGCGTCCGAAGCCGTTGCCGTCCCGGCAGTCCCAGTGGATGGCGTTGAACCAGTCGCCGCTGTCGAAGGAGTTGCGGTCGAGGGACTTGGAGCGCAGCAGGTCGGAGCCCGCCTGGGAGAGCGACGGGCCCTGGGAGAGGGCGGCGGTCGCCATGGCGAGGACCTGCATCCGCGCCCGGTCGTCCGCGCCGGTCGTGGCGGGCAGCTTGTAGGTGAGGGCGTCGTACAGGGACTCGTTGTCGTGCGCGTCGGCGTACGCGAGGGCGTCGCCCGGTGCCGCCGCGTATCCGGCGGGCTGACCGTTGTAGTCGACCTCGGAGCCCTTGACCTCCTTGCCGTCGGTGTCGGTGAAGCGGTAGGTGGCGAGGTTGCCGCTGAGCCCGATCTTGATGAGGTCCTGGTAGTGCAGCAGCCGGGCCTTCTGCTCGGCCGAAGTGCCGTTGGCGGTCGAGGAGTTGGGGTCGGTGTACAGCCCCGAGGCGAAGCCCTGGACGCCGGGGTCGGAGTCGAAGGGGCTGCCGCCGCGCACCGCGTCGCGCGCCCGGTCGGAGAAGGTCGCGACGCCGGTCCCCGCCATGTTCTTCTGGGTGGCCTGGACGAAACGGGCGTCGTCGGCGACCTCACCGAAGTTCCAGCCCTCCCCGTACAGGATGATCTTCTTTCCGTCGACCCCGTCCTTCGCCGGGGTCAGCGCGTCGAGGGCCTTGCGAACGGCCAGGATGTTGGCCTTGGGGTGGTGTCCCATGAGGTCGAAGCGGAAGCCGTCGACCTTGTACTCCTTGGCCCAGGTGACGATCGAGTCCACCACCAGCTTGCCCATCATGGCGTTCTCGGTGGCCGTGTTCGCGCAGCAGGTGGAGGTGGCGACGGACCCGTCGGCGAGGAGCCGCTGGTAGTAGCCGGGCACGATCCTGTCGAGCACGGAGGTGTCCGCCTGGCCACTGGCGGCCGTGTGGTTGTAGACCACGTCCATGACGACCCGCAGGCCGTCCTCGTTCAGCGACTTGACCATGCGGCGGAACTCGACCGTTCGGCCGGTGCCGTCCGGGTCGCTCGCGTACGAGCCCTCCGGGACCGTGTAGTGGTACGGGTCGTAGCCCCAGTT
This portion of the Streptomyces mirabilis genome encodes:
- a CDS encoding fused response regulator/phosphatase gives rise to the protein MDVNGKRTDTTVLVVDDVTASRYAMSAVLRRAGHQVVPVASGSEALVELDVRLRKGALPDVALIDVDLPDMSGFELCRRLKARPHMAGLPVVHFSAAAVDAGDRCRGLDVGGEAYLTVPAEPEEIDAVVRAAVRAARLRADDQALARRLTRLAETVVAIQTARSPQELAGAAADGAARLTGSPAAVFVLGPDDELYRGTSRDRTSLAMPDEGAHQAVAGLLRRLTRGQSGVQITTVPAPLWPAGFFRPGVQHDARLALIPIQEGRASVCLATPTRGVRRVSPEDEALLARLAEATGLAAEPLLMYQVERHVALTLQHSFLPQPHRLPELPGVDVVVRYVPASAETEIGGDFYAALRTGEGVLTAVGDVVGHSLEAATVMVEIRHALRAYSVEESDPAVLAERLDRMLQRYHPGITTTVCLVLVDPATGRTRIANAGHIPPLIIRDTGGADYSKAAGPLLGVGLPHPRPTELFLEPTDRLLMVTDGLIETRGTDLAVSMEHLRAAAGGALPGLDALCDTLLDCFGRDREDDIALLALRLG